The Oscillospiraceae bacterium genome has a segment encoding these proteins:
- a CDS encoding alpha/beta hydrolase — translation MNRKNVGIAFGALCGLAALTATAAEIFYDISINTKSPIHMSKLNNLVQKATNTDGNEEEASAKYSGMTGTPEIKEWYATHGEDVYILSDSLRLHGKRFKNTGTKYVLVCHGYTSKAKHMAGFVHKFYTLGYNVLAVDARAHGDSEGTKIGMGWPERMDIIKWINRILSWEPNARIVLHGVSMGAATVLMASGEDLPGNVKAVIADCGYTSEWDEFQREADTLHIPWFPVLNATSVLSKVRDGYDFKQASALAQVKKSRIPTLFIHGSSDELVPYSMLGELYAAAACEKEKLTVEGAGHALSSSVAPTLYWRTVEDFIAKYLDR, via the coding sequence ATGAATAGAAAGAATGTAGGTATAGCTTTTGGCGCACTTTGTGGGCTGGCAGCTTTAACTGCAACGGCAGCGGAAATATTCTATGATATCTCAATCAACACGAAATCACCTATCCATATGAGCAAACTCAACAACTTGGTTCAAAAAGCCACGAATACTGACGGCAATGAAGAGGAAGCAAGTGCAAAATACAGCGGTATGACAGGCACGCCGGAAATCAAAGAATGGTATGCGACACACGGCGAGGATGTGTATATTCTGTCTGATTCGCTGCGCCTGCACGGAAAACGGTTCAAAAATACCGGCACAAAATATGTTCTTGTATGCCACGGCTACACAAGCAAGGCCAAGCATATGGCCGGATTTGTTCATAAATTTTATACGCTTGGTTATAATGTTTTGGCAGTAGATGCAAGAGCCCACGGCGACAGCGAGGGAACAAAAATCGGTATGGGCTGGCCGGAGCGTATGGATATTATAAAGTGGATAAACCGGATCCTTTCATGGGAGCCGAATGCCCGGATCGTTCTGCACGGTGTATCCATGGGGGCGGCAACGGTTTTGATGGCGTCAGGTGAAGATTTACCCGGAAATGTGAAGGCTGTTATTGCAGATTGCGGCTACACGTCGGAATGGGATGAGTTCCAACGGGAGGCGGATACCCTGCATATTCCGTGGTTCCCTGTGCTCAACGCCACATCGGTGTTGTCCAAGGTGCGTGACGGGTATGATTTTAAGCAGGCCAGCGCCCTTGCGCAGGTGAAAAAGAGCCGCATACCAACGCTGTTTATTCACGGCTCGTCGGATGAGCTTGTGCCGTACAGTATGCTGGGCGAATTGTATGCGGCTGCAGCCTGCGAAAAAGAGAAACTTACCGTAGAAGGCGCAGGCCATGCGCTCTCGTCTTCTGTTGCGCCCACGCTGTATTGGCGTACAGTCGAGGATTTTATCGCAAAGTATTTAGATAGGTAA
- a CDS encoding glycoside-pentoside-hexuronide (GPH):cation symporter, with protein MSEKSLTHGIKFKDKIGYAMGDMGGLLTFSLIGAFQNKFYTDVLHIQPAKIVVLILVARLWDAINDPIWGAFIDSRKPTKQGKFRPYVFWFSIPLAVSAVLMFTVIPNLSAAKYLLFAYITYILYGMMYTCVNIPYGSLASVVTDDEKERSSLSMWRSIGAGLGGLPSTILFPMLVYNTTVAADGTKIQTLDGNKLTIGVLILAILSIVIFFGHYKLTKERIAPIQKKKGDYNAFKAIGDLAKNRPFVMLCLVSMLLIAFQFYYQATYQYLFADYYHSAQLYALVTICTYLPMAILIPIMNKLIDKFGKKELCAFGMGFAALVSFILFFIKTDNPYVFLVFTFFSGLGQTFLVLEVWALVMDVIDYHEIRTHRREEGTAYAVVSFARKLGQTLAGVGLNALLAVIHYDSTASANNTALPEDVLNKLYDISTLVPAITLTLLTILLGFGYNLSKKKLAVLQPQLKEIRENEE; from the coding sequence ATGAGCGAAAAGAGTTTAACACACGGCATAAAGTTTAAGGACAAGATCGGCTACGCCATGGGCGACATGGGCGGCCTATTGACCTTCTCACTGATCGGTGCATTTCAAAACAAGTTTTACACCGATGTGCTGCACATTCAGCCTGCCAAGATCGTGGTTCTGATTTTGGTGGCACGACTTTGGGACGCCATCAACGACCCCATTTGGGGTGCGTTCATTGACTCCAGAAAACCCACCAAGCAAGGCAAATTCCGCCCGTATGTATTTTGGTTTTCCATTCCGCTGGCGGTGTCTGCGGTGCTGATGTTTACGGTCATTCCCAATTTGAGTGCGGCCAAATACCTGCTGTTTGCCTACATCACCTACATTCTGTACGGTATGATGTACACCTGCGTCAACATTCCTTACGGCTCGCTGGCCTCCGTGGTCACCGATGACGAGAAAGAACGCTCCTCCCTGTCCATGTGGCGTTCCATCGGCGCCGGCCTCGGCGGCTTGCCGAGCACCATTCTCTTTCCCATGCTGGTATACAACACCACCGTCGCCGCCGACGGCACCAAAATTCAAACGCTGGACGGTAACAAACTGACCATCGGCGTTTTGATCCTGGCTATTCTTTCCATTGTGATTTTCTTCGGTCACTACAAGCTGACCAAGGAGAGGATCGCACCGATTCAAAAGAAAAAAGGCGACTACAACGCCTTTAAGGCGATTGGCGACCTGGCAAAGAACAGACCGTTTGTGATGCTTTGCCTGGTGTCCATGCTGCTGATCGCGTTTCAGTTCTATTATCAAGCCACCTATCAGTACCTGTTTGCGGACTACTACCACAGCGCGCAGCTGTACGCACTGGTGACCATCTGCACCTACTTGCCCATGGCCATCTTAATTCCTATTATGAACAAGCTGATCGACAAGTTCGGCAAAAAAGAGCTTTGCGCCTTTGGTATGGGCTTTGCGGCACTGGTCAGCTTTATTCTGTTCTTTATCAAAACCGACAATCCCTATGTATTTTTGGTGTTCACCTTCTTCTCCGGCCTGGGCCAGACCTTCCTGGTACTGGAGGTGTGGGCGCTGGTAATGGACGTGATTGACTACCACGAGATTCGTACCCATCGTCGGGAGGAAGGTACCGCCTATGCAGTTGTCTCCTTTGCCAGAAAGCTGGGGCAAACCCTGGCCGGTGTTGGACTCAATGCCCTTTTGGCGGTGATCCACTACGATAGCACCGCTTCTGCAAACAACACGGCGCTGCCGGAGGATGTGCTCAATAAGCTCTATGACATTTCCACCCTTGTACCGGCCATTACGCTGACTCTATTGACGATTTTGCTGGGATTCGGCTACAACCTGTCCAAGAAAAAGCTGGCCGTTTTGCAACCCCAATTGAAAGAAATCCGCGAAAACGAAGAATAA
- a CDS encoding hydrogenase maturation nickel metallochaperone HypA, producing the protein MHELGIVFHIIDTVEQVGRENGVTQVRCVTLDVGQVSGIEDPYLMDCWRWAADRSEMLRGARLQIDTVHAVTLCDACGKTYDTVPQGRTCPYCGSGDTHLLQGNACSIREIEAR; encoded by the coding sequence ATGCACGAGTTGGGCATCGTATTCCATATTATTGATACTGTGGAGCAGGTGGGGCGCGAGAACGGGGTAACGCAGGTGCGCTGCGTTACGCTGGATGTGGGTCAGGTGTCCGGAATTGAGGACCCCTATTTGATGGACTGCTGGCGCTGGGCGGCGGATCGATCGGAGATGCTGCGAGGCGCCCGGTTGCAGATTGATACGGTGCATGCCGTCACCCTGTGCGACGCCTGCGGCAAGACCTATGATACTGTGCCCCAGGGGCGCACCTGCCCCTATTGTGGCAGCGGGGACACCCACTTGCTGCAAGGCAATGCATGCAGTATACGAGAAATTGAGGCGCGATAG
- the hypB gene encoding hydrogenase nickel incorporation protein HypB encodes MEAYKVIEIKKSVFESNDREAEKLRAELKAEKTFLVNLMSSPGSGKTTTLRGMIGRLQQEMRIGVMEADIDSDVDAKTIAETGVRAIQLHTGGMCHLDAGMTRQGVENLGTADLDLVFLENVGNLVCPAEFDTGAAKNMMILSVPEGDDKPLKYPLMFTVSDVVLINKIDTKSVFDFDDQAVQERILKLNPQAKIFFISAKTGEGMDAVCDWLRQQVRDWNA; translated from the coding sequence ATGGAAGCGTATAAAGTCATTGAGATCAAAAAAAGCGTGTTTGAGAGTAACGACCGGGAGGCGGAGAAACTTCGGGCCGAGCTGAAAGCAGAAAAGACCTTTTTGGTGAATCTGATGTCCTCCCCGGGCAGCGGCAAGACCACCACCCTGCGGGGCATGATCGGCCGCTTGCAGCAGGAGATGCGCATCGGTGTAATGGAGGCGGATATTGACTCGGATGTGGACGCCAAAACCATTGCAGAGACCGGGGTGCGTGCCATTCAGCTGCATACCGGCGGTATGTGCCATCTGGACGCAGGCATGACCCGCCAGGGGGTGGAGAACCTGGGTACGGCGGATCTGGATCTGGTGTTCTTGGAGAATGTGGGCAATTTGGTGTGCCCTGCCGAGTTTGACACCGGCGCTGCCAAAAATATGATGATCCTGTCTGTGCCGGAGGGAGACGACAAGCCTCTAAAGTACCCGCTGATGTTTACCGTGTCCGATGTGGTGCTCATCAACAAGATCGACACAAAGAGCGTGTTTGACTTTGACGATCAGGCGGTACAGGAGCGGATCTTAAAGTTGAACCCGCAGGCCAAGATCTTTTTTATCTCTGCCAAGACCGGCGAGGGTATGGACGCAGTGTGCGATTGGCTGCGGCAGCAAGTCCGGGACTGGAACGCATAA
- a CDS encoding FAD-dependent oxidoreductase — protein MAEERELILKLGQKITDRIGHKVTVEDPEYYGLACVVTDEMAEIALKMKVRKPMTLDQVAKATGKSKAYLEPLLQEMSSIGLLEYNWENPSRIKQYVLPMFVPGSAEFFNMKKDQIDAHPELAKFFERMTFLPLEKITAMVPPGGAGIGMHVIPVEKAIETENQSVDVEHISHWLKKYEGKYAAGPCSCRMSRAKLGEGCGDDAEDWCIGVGDMADYLVETNKGHYVTYDQVLEILQRAEDNGFVHQITNIDGENKIFAICNCNVNICNALRTSQLFNTPNMSRSAYIAKVDKAQCVACGRCVEYCPAGAVKLGQKLCTKDGGTVTYPRQELPDKIKWGPEKWSPDYRDKNRINCYDAGTAPCKTACPAHIAVQGYLKLAAQGRYKDALALIKKENPFPAVCGHVCNRRCEDACTRGTIDRAVAIDEVKKFIAHQDLIAEHRYVAPKVIPSNKGGFDEKIAIIGGGPAGLSCAYYLAEKGYTPTVFEKNEKPGGMLVYGIPSYKLEKDVVAAEIDVIREMGVDIRCGVEVGKDITLDELRAQGYKAFYIAIGCQGGRKAGIPGEDAQGVMTAVDFLRTVGGNPDYPVEGEVVVVGGGNVAIDVARSSVRCGANSVSMFCLESRDAMPASAEEVEEARVEGVDVNCGWGPKEILTENGKVTGIVFKKCLSVLDENGRFAPVYDENQTKTVACSHVFLSIGQAIEWGHLLDGSKVELGRGNGAVADSLTYQTAQEDIFVGGDVYTGPKFAIDAIAAGKEGAVSIHRFVQPNTSLTIGRNRRDFIALDKENISVAQYDTGDRQVPGVDKSIDQKHSFRDAHLTYTEAQVKAETARCLGCGASVVDPNKCIGCGVCTTKCAFDAIHLHRELPAASKMVRSEDKMKSILPYMLKREIKIRFNKE, from the coding sequence ATGGCTGAAGAGAGAGAATTGATCCTCAAACTTGGTCAAAAAATCACGGACCGGATCGGTCACAAGGTGACGGTAGAGGATCCGGAGTATTACGGCTTGGCCTGCGTAGTCACGGACGAGATGGCAGAGATCGCGCTGAAGATGAAGGTACGCAAGCCCATGACCCTGGACCAGGTGGCAAAAGCCACCGGCAAGAGCAAGGCGTATCTGGAGCCGCTGCTGCAAGAGATGAGCAGCATTGGCCTGTTGGAGTATAATTGGGAGAACCCCAGCCGCATCAAGCAGTATGTGCTGCCCATGTTCGTACCCGGCAGCGCCGAGTTCTTTAATATGAAAAAGGATCAGATCGACGCTCACCCGGAGTTGGCCAAGTTCTTTGAGCGTATGACCTTCTTACCGCTGGAGAAGATCACCGCCATGGTGCCCCCCGGCGGTGCCGGTATCGGTATGCATGTGATCCCGGTGGAAAAGGCCATTGAGACGGAAAATCAATCTGTCGATGTGGAGCATATTTCCCACTGGTTGAAGAAATATGAGGGCAAGTATGCCGCCGGTCCCTGCTCCTGCCGTATGAGCCGCGCCAAGCTGGGCGAGGGCTGCGGCGATGATGCCGAGGACTGGTGCATCGGCGTAGGCGATATGGCGGACTATTTGGTAGAGACCAACAAAGGCCATTATGTGACCTACGATCAGGTGCTGGAGATCTTGCAGCGTGCCGAGGACAACGGCTTTGTGCACCAGATCACCAACATTGACGGTGAGAACAAGATCTTTGCCATCTGCAACTGCAATGTGAATATTTGCAATGCCTTGCGGACTTCTCAGTTGTTTAATACGCCCAATATGTCCCGCTCCGCGTACATTGCCAAGGTGGACAAGGCGCAGTGTGTGGCCTGCGGTCGTTGTGTGGAGTATTGCCCCGCCGGTGCGGTGAAGCTGGGTCAAAAGCTGTGCACCAAGGACGGCGGCACGGTGACCTATCCCCGACAGGAGTTGCCGGATAAAATCAAGTGGGGCCCGGAAAAGTGGAGCCCGGATTACCGGGACAAGAACCGGATCAACTGCTACGACGCCGGCACGGCGCCCTGTAAGACCGCTTGCCCGGCCCATATTGCCGTGCAGGGGTACTTAAAGCTGGCAGCCCAGGGTCGCTACAAGGACGCTCTGGCGCTGATCAAAAAAGAAAATCCGTTTCCTGCCGTTTGCGGTCATGTGTGCAACCGCCGGTGTGAGGACGCCTGCACCCGCGGCACCATTGACCGTGCGGTGGCGATTGATGAAGTGAAGAAGTTTATCGCCCATCAGGATCTGATTGCAGAGCACCGCTATGTGGCGCCCAAGGTGATCCCCTCTAACAAGGGCGGCTTTGATGAGAAGATCGCCATTATCGGCGGCGGCCCGGCCGGCCTGTCCTGCGCCTATTATTTGGCAGAGAAGGGCTATACCCCCACCGTGTTTGAGAAGAACGAGAAGCCCGGCGGTATGCTGGTGTACGGTATTCCGTCTTACAAGTTAGAAAAAGATGTAGTGGCTGCGGAGATTGATGTGATCCGTGAAATGGGTGTAGACATTCGCTGCGGCGTGGAAGTGGGCAAGGATATTACCTTGGACGAATTGCGCGCCCAGGGCTACAAGGCCTTTTATATCGCTATTGGTTGCCAGGGCGGCCGCAAGGCGGGTATTCCCGGTGAGGACGCCCAGGGCGTCATGACCGCTGTGGACTTTCTGCGCACCGTTGGCGGCAACCCGGATTACCCGGTAGAGGGTGAAGTGGTTGTAGTTGGCGGCGGCAATGTGGCGATTGATGTGGCCCGTTCCTCCGTGCGCTGCGGTGCAAACAGCGTGTCTATGTTCTGCCTGGAGAGCCGGGACGCTATGCCTGCCTCGGCTGAAGAGGTGGAAGAAGCCCGGGTGGAGGGCGTAGATGTGAACTGCGGCTGGGGTCCCAAGGAGATCTTGACGGAGAACGGCAAGGTCACCGGTATTGTGTTTAAAAAGTGCCTGTCCGTGCTGGACGAGAACGGCCGCTTTGCCCCGGTTTATGACGAGAACCAGACCAAGACTGTGGCGTGCAGCCATGTGTTCCTGAGCATTGGTCAGGCGATTGAATGGGGTCACTTGCTGGACGGCTCCAAGGTGGAGCTGGGTCGCGGCAACGGCGCTGTGGCAGACAGCCTGACCTATCAGACGGCACAGGAAGATATTTTTGTAGGCGGCGATGTATACACCGGCCCCAAGTTTGCCATTGACGCTATTGCAGCGGGAAAGGAGGGCGCCGTGTCCATTCACCGATTCGTGCAGCCCAACACCAGCCTGACCATCGGCCGTAACCGCCGGGACTTTATTGCGCTGGATAAGGAGAATATCTCCGTGGCCCAGTACGATACCGGCGACCGCCAGGTGCCCGGCGTGGACAAGAGCATTGACCAAAAGCATTCCTTTAGAGACGCACATCTGACCTATACAGAGGCCCAGGTGAAGGCGGAGACCGCTCGCTGCTTAGGTTGCGGCGCCTCTGTGGTGGATCCCAATAAGTGCATCGGCTGCGGCGTGTGCACCACCAAGTGCGCCTTTGACGCCATTCACCTGCACCGGGAGCTGCCGGCAGCCAGCAAGATGGTGCGCTCGGAGGATAAGATGAAGAGCATTTTGCCTTATATGCTGAAGCGCGAGATCAAAATTCGCTTTAACAAGGAGTAA
- a CDS encoding ABC transporter ATP-binding protein/permease, with translation MRENIKYMLKNWIAWDKKSLLYFFIRVPALVFQPIVTAYIPKAMIDCIEKGVTTRQLILVVALLSLLLTITIWLDPFMKELILGGARIVRMRYAVAAFEKNLSTDYANIENLEMREKQKRAEVFYNGRYAGGSNFISTLNLFFVAVVGVVASGVLIYKINIWMILLIIATCGAQFCLQRALTKKQRQNLDQRTEPAAKFDYFYKLCKDGTAAKDIQLYNMGDYFIRALAASLCRIEKIYARYTHTCVAFNGITALLSAVRQAIAYIYLAYLTGKGALSVSDFIFYFGIITGFSNWVLHLGFAVNQIEMCCKECQAYREYIAFADHAEEGERLTSKSVDRVVFEHVSFQYPSADAPTLKHIDLTFKNGEKIAIVGENGAGKTTLIKLLCGLYAPTGGRILLNGKDTATIAKSSYFDLFSAIFQDYYFLPMTIQQNITASLDYDREKFDLALQKAEMYDKVYALPKGADTLMDRNVYKDAVDFSGGEKQKLLLAKAMYKDAPILILDEPTAALDPIAENQLYLKYSELTDGKLSFFISHRLSSTRFCDRILFVSGGQITEMGTHEELMAKKGAYYKMFQVQSYYYREQGVAVHA, from the coding sequence ATGCGAGAGAACATAAAGTATATGCTGAAAAACTGGATCGCCTGGGACAAAAAAAGTCTGCTGTACTTTTTTATTCGTGTGCCGGCACTGGTATTCCAGCCCATTGTTACCGCCTATATACCCAAGGCGATGATCGATTGTATCGAAAAGGGCGTTACCACCCGGCAACTGATTTTGGTGGTGGCGCTGCTGAGCCTGCTGCTGACCATTACCATTTGGCTGGATCCGTTTATGAAGGAGCTGATCCTGGGCGGTGCCCGGATCGTGCGCATGCGCTATGCGGTGGCTGCGTTTGAAAAAAATCTCAGTACCGACTATGCCAATATAGAAAATCTGGAAATGCGCGAGAAGCAAAAGCGCGCAGAGGTTTTTTATAACGGACGGTATGCAGGCGGTTCAAACTTTATAAGCACGCTGAATTTGTTTTTCGTTGCGGTGGTGGGTGTTGTTGCGTCCGGCGTACTCATCTACAAGATCAATATTTGGATGATTTTGCTGATTATTGCCACCTGCGGCGCCCAGTTTTGTTTGCAAAGAGCGCTGACGAAGAAACAGCGGCAAAACTTGGATCAACGCACGGAACCTGCGGCGAAGTTCGATTATTTTTATAAGCTGTGCAAGGATGGCACGGCGGCAAAGGATATTCAGCTTTACAATATGGGCGATTATTTTATTCGGGCGCTTGCCGCCTCCCTTTGCAGGATTGAAAAAATCTATGCCCGGTACACCCACACCTGCGTAGCGTTTAACGGCATTACCGCTTTGCTCAGCGCCGTGCGCCAGGCCATTGCCTACATTTACCTTGCGTATTTGACCGGCAAGGGTGCGCTCAGTGTGTCCGATTTTATCTTCTATTTCGGCATCATTACCGGCTTTTCCAACTGGGTGCTCCATTTGGGCTTTGCGGTCAATCAGATTGAGATGTGCTGCAAGGAGTGCCAGGCATACAGGGAGTATATTGCGTTTGCGGATCATGCAGAGGAGGGGGAGCGGCTGACCTCCAAATCCGTTGATCGGGTGGTGTTTGAGCATGTGTCCTTTCAGTACCCCTCTGCCGATGCACCTACGCTGAAGCATATTGACCTTACATTCAAAAATGGCGAAAAGATTGCCATTGTGGGGGAGAACGGCGCAGGCAAAACCACGCTGATCAAGCTACTGTGCGGCCTGTATGCGCCCACCGGCGGTCGCATCCTGTTAAACGGCAAAGATACTGCCACCATTGCAAAGAGCAGCTATTTCGATTTGTTTTCAGCCATTTTTCAGGACTATTATTTCTTGCCCATGACCATTCAGCAAAACATAACGGCAAGCCTTGACTATGATCGGGAAAAATTTGACCTGGCGCTGCAGAAAGCCGAAATGTATGACAAGGTGTATGCCTTGCCAAAGGGCGCAGATACGCTGATGGACAGGAATGTGTATAAGGATGCGGTGGATTTTTCCGGCGGTGAAAAGCAAAAGCTGCTGCTTGCCAAGGCTATGTACAAGGACGCGCCGATTTTGATTTTGGACGAGCCAACGGCGGCGCTGGATCCGATTGCCGAAAATCAGCTGTACTTAAAATACAGTGAGCTGACCGATGGCAAACTCTCTTTCTTTATTTCCCACCGGCTGTCTTCCACCCGTTTTTGCGACCGGATTTTGTTTGTGTCCGGCGGCCAAATCACCGAGATGGGCACCCACGAGGAGCTAATGGCCAAAAAGGGCGCATATTACAAAATGTTTCAGGTGCAAAGCTACTATTACAGAGAACAGGGGGTGGCTGTGCATGCGTAA
- a CDS encoding hydrogenase maturation nickel metallochaperone HypA: MHELSIVYELYRTVTQLAAEAGLHRVEAVRLQVGELSGVEGPYLRECWNAVVRDTPLRSTRLELEHLPAIAMCAHCARLYAHLACARTCPRCGSHDHLILSGRQFLIDRIEGY, encoded by the coding sequence ATGCACGAGTTGAGTATTGTGTATGAGCTGTACCGCACGGTGACCCAGCTGGCCGCAGAGGCCGGGCTGCACCGGGTGGAAGCGGTGCGCCTGCAAGTGGGGGAACTGTCCGGTGTGGAGGGTCCGTACCTGCGGGAGTGCTGGAATGCTGTGGTGCGAGATACGCCGCTTCGTTCTACCCGGTTGGAGCTGGAGCACCTGCCGGCTATTGCCATGTGTGCGCATTGTGCCCGCTTGTATGCTCATTTGGCCTGTGCCCGCACTTGCCCCCGTTGCGGTAGCCACGATCATCTCATTTTGTCCGGCCGCCAATTTCTCATCGACCGGATCGAGGGGTATTAA
- a CDS encoding ABC transporter ATP-binding protein/permease has translation MRNFKMIGKMYREIAGLDKGILPVDFFCAILTGAKPFVNIWFTAKIIGMMTAGADFKGLLAYILAAVALNFVLDYTGGFLSDLYDVKSDLLFSRENFKMAEKLFHMDYEKLEDNTFRKTIHKHEEAGASRWARFSYFMWTSQVFVKGVFTVAVSVVMILPLLKIGFTKTGNSFFERPVFLILLIVTLIVMAAVMALIAVRMNKSYLAANEAYATLDRLFYSLIDLFADYKTGKEIRLYKEQHLIGKIATEKILTDGEKTLKQISMRTAKTSSIVAVMGAFVAFGVYVFIGVKGNLGLFDIGALVMYCGAFMQIVNGVMLIANTLGKLAEILPLARVYFEIMECTDSKQYGTRTLDGDRFEIEFKNVSFKYPGANQYALENVSIKIENGSHLAVVGRNGSGKTTFIKLMCRLYDVTDGEILINGENIQAYTKESITALYSVVFQDFKIFSVPLRDTVCAGSAFDRDKLYTCLENANIKERVECLPHQENTYLYKDLNKGGVEISGGEAQKLALARALYKDAPVVVLDEPTAALDPIAENEIYSRFNSFVQSKTAIYISHRLSSCVFCDTIAVFDHARLVESGTHTALLAADGQYAALWNAQAKYYV, from the coding sequence ATGCGTAACTTTAAGATGATAGGTAAGATGTATCGGGAGATTGCCGGCCTGGACAAAGGTATTCTGCCTGTGGATTTCTTCTGCGCGATTTTGACCGGCGCCAAGCCCTTTGTGAACATTTGGTTCACTGCCAAGATCATCGGTATGATGACCGCCGGTGCGGACTTTAAGGGGCTTTTGGCCTATATTCTTGCGGCTGTGGCGCTTAATTTTGTGCTGGATTACACAGGCGGTTTTTTATCTGACCTATACGATGTTAAATCCGACCTGCTGTTTAGCAGAGAAAATTTCAAAATGGCGGAAAAGCTGTTTCATATGGATTATGAAAAGCTGGAGGACAACACATTCAGAAAGACGATCCATAAGCACGAGGAGGCGGGCGCCAGCCGGTGGGCGCGGTTTTCGTACTTTATGTGGACCAGCCAGGTGTTTGTTAAGGGCGTGTTTACGGTGGCGGTGTCTGTGGTGATGATCCTGCCGCTTTTGAAAATCGGTTTTACCAAAACCGGCAATTCATTTTTTGAAAGACCTGTCTTTCTGATCCTGCTGATTGTCACTCTGATTGTTATGGCGGCGGTTATGGCGTTGATTGCCGTGCGGATGAACAAGTCGTACCTGGCTGCAAACGAGGCGTATGCCACGCTGGATCGTCTGTTCTATTCGCTCATTGACCTGTTTGCCGATTATAAAACCGGTAAGGAGATACGCCTATACAAAGAGCAGCACTTGATCGGCAAGATCGCAACGGAAAAGATTCTTACTGACGGCGAAAAAACGCTGAAGCAAATTTCCATGCGCACCGCAAAAACCAGCTCCATCGTTGCGGTGATGGGTGCCTTTGTTGCGTTTGGCGTGTATGTTTTTATCGGGGTCAAGGGCAATTTGGGGCTGTTTGACATTGGTGCGCTGGTGATGTACTGCGGCGCTTTTATGCAGATCGTAAACGGTGTTATGCTCATCGCTAACACGCTGGGCAAGCTGGCGGAGATCTTGCCGCTGGCTCGGGTTTATTTTGAGATTATGGAGTGCACAGACAGCAAGCAATACGGTACCCGGACCCTGGACGGTGACCGATTTGAGATCGAGTTCAAAAATGTGTCGTTCAAATATCCGGGCGCAAATCAATATGCCCTGGAGAATGTGAGCATTAAAATTGAGAACGGCAGCCATCTGGCCGTGGTGGGCAGGAACGGCAGCGGCAAAACCACCTTTATCAAGCTGATGTGCCGCTTGTATGATGTGACCGACGGCGAAATTCTCATCAACGGCGAAAACATTCAGGCATACACCAAGGAGAGTATTACCGCACTGTATTCCGTAGTGTTCCAGGATTTCAAAATCTTCTCTGTGCCGCTGAGAGATACGGTTTGTGCCGGTTCCGCTTTTGACCGGGACAAGCTGTATACCTGCCTGGAAAATGCCAATATTAAGGAGAGAGTGGAATGCCTGCCCCATCAGGAAAACACTTATCTTTATAAGGATTTGAACAAGGGCGGCGTAGAGATCTCCGGCGGCGAGGCGCAAAAGCTGGCCCTTGCCAGAGCGCTCTATAAGGACGCGCCGGTGGTGGTGCTGGACGAACCTACGGCGGCGTTGGATCCGATTGCGGAGAACGAAATTTACAGCCGCTTCAATTCCTTTGTGCAAAGCAAAACGGCCATTTACATTTCGCATCGGCTGTCCAGCTGCGTCTTTTGCGATACCATCGCCGTGTTTGATCACGCAAGGCTGGTGGAAAGTGGCACGCACACAGCGCTTTTGGCTGCCGACGGCCAATATGCAGCGCTTTGGAACGCGCAGGCAAAGTATTATGTGTAG
- a CDS encoding fibronectin type III domain-containing protein: MKDRTGRALKGGVDYNVSYPKGMKNVGKYTVKVTFKENYSGSKSMTYSINPKGTSVSKVTAAKKGFKVTWKKQKTQTTGYQVQYSIDKNFKKNNKTVTISKNSTTSKSVGKLKAKKKYYVRVRTYKTVKFGGKSVKLYSGWSKAKSVTTKK, encoded by the coding sequence GTGAAGGATCGCACAGGCAGAGCCTTAAAGGGCGGTGTGGACTACAATGTGTCTTATCCCAAGGGCATGAAAAATGTGGGCAAATACACGGTTAAGGTTACTTTTAAGGAGAATTACAGCGGCAGCAAGTCCATGACTTATAGCATTAACCCCAAGGGTACCAGCGTATCTAAGGTTACTGCCGCTAAGAAAGGCTTTAAGGTCACTTGGAAAAAGCAGAAAACCCAGACCACAGGCTATCAAGTGCAGTACAGCATAGACAAGAACTTTAAGAAAAACAACAAGACCGTTACCATCAGCAAGAACAGCACCACCTCTAAGAGTGTGGGCAAGCTGAAGGCTAAGAAAAAGTATTATGTTCGTGTACGCACTTACAAAACCGTCAAATTCGGCGGCAAGAGTGTGAAACTGTATTCCGGTTGGAGCAAGGCCAAGAGCGTGACCACTAAGAAATAA